agtaatatacttggaagcggCGGGTGGTGTGCGCACCTCCTAAGTTGAACCAGCAGGCCGCCTCTCCTCCGCCAGTGACGTTTTGGGTCAGCCTGTGGAATGAGTTAAATTTCTCTGGGGAGAGTGAACAAAGGATCTAATCCAgggaagtcgtattcctggtcgtaatgcaggtagttctggtgagttaccgccgctctaaTATCCTATAGCTGAATGTAATGACACACATTTCCTGAgctaataatgtaaaaaaaaaatgtacataaaAAATACTTAAGTTTCCTAAGAGCTAGCTGCTATGCTGCCGTCTCTGTCAGCGCCATTTGATCAGATTAACTGTTTTGTACATGTTACAAATGCTTGTGAACACTGAAATAGAAATACATTTAGTTGAAAAAAAATTCACATTAGTGCACTGGGCCttcactagtcctgtattagcggacAATATAGATGTCTACAGTGCAGATTTTTAAAAACAATTTTTGCATCCTGTCGCTGCAGCACCCCACTCCCAAACTACTTCCCGTGGCTATGCACTTCACTCATAACATTATGGTTTTACTACCTGCCGAGTCTCCTATCATATGAGATGGGTGCAAAAGCTAAAGTTGCAAATACCTTGTTTGCTCAGCCATGTTTTGGCATTGGAAGGACGTGAAGGACGTGTTTGTTTTGTATGAAAATTAATGCCATTTATCCAGCCTGAGAAAGGTGTGAACTTCATATTGCACCTCTGCTTAGGGCTCCACCATCGTTATAACTCCAAGAAGTCGAGCAGCTACGTTCAGAATGGCACCAAGTTCTCCATCCAGTATGGCAGAGGCAGCTTGTCTGGGTTCATCAGTGGGGACACCGTCTCTGTAAGTGGACTGTTCTGTGTTGTCCATTGTTCCTTTGCATTCCTCTCATTTAAGTGGGCAAATCCACAGCATTTTTGTGTCATTTTACCGCTGTCCATTTTAAGTGATTGAATGTGGAGCATAGTCTGCATACCATTCCTTACTGTGTATTGTCTGTAAACCTCACTGTTTTAGTATTCAATAATAGTCTGCTTTGTACATCACACTTCCTGTTCTTCATTCCATCCTTTTCTCAGTTGGCCGGCATGCAGGTCACTGGTCAACAGTTTGGTGAGGCCATAAAGCAACCTGGCATCACGTTTGCAGTGGCACGCTTTGACGGGGTGCTGGGCATGGGCTACCCTACCATATCTGTCAGAAATATAACCCCGGTGTTTGACACCGCCATGGCTGCCAAGCTGTTGCCTCAGAACATATTTTCCTTCTATATTAGCAGGTTGGTTGGTTTTAGGGGTTTTACCTTTTTGAATACATTCTTACTGAGGGCCCTAGGTCAATGTGTGGTTTGTTGACTGTGATTTGTTTTAAAACTTTTGTCCTGGTCAACTGAAATGAGTTTCTTGGTTTTGAACTGGGATATTTTGAGCTCTTGTTATCCTGAAATTCTTTAACTAAATTTGCTGTCATATTTCCTCAAACAAGGAAGTGAAATAGTtaacctaatttcagtttgtgacaacaAGCAcgttatagtgtagagaatcattgtaccatctaaactgctgttgAACTATATTTTCCATTtgaccaaaaatattgtattttcagcagtttgatggtgtacaaaactgaaagtaagaTGCAACAATAACTTaatggaagcatagaaatagtgcacataacATATCTACTGCTTAGACTTGCTTGCAATGAGAATGacatatctataactcacatttctatgtgaatttggttgggtcacccaaaaagttacatattgcagctttaaaatgGCTTCCTTTTTATGGGTAAAGTCTTTGAACATAAACCACAGGTTAATTCAATTCATTTTCATAACTTGTACAACTTTCTATTCTTGTCGCCACTAGCTTCAATGGGGTTGAGTTAATACATATTCTGATATTAGATTGATCAAGACCCTCTTCCAGTGCACTAGTAGATTTATTCAATGAACGAATAACTTGTAACCCCTTTGATATCCTGTTCCTTAGAGATCCATCGGCTGCTGTAGGAGGAGAGCTGATGCTGGGAGGCACAGACCCACTGTACTACACTGGAGACCTGCACTATGTCAACGTCACACGCAAGGCCTATTGGCAGATCGAGATGAACAAGTAAGCAACTTGGTTCTCATCTACACAGAGGCTCTATTATAATATCCATACAAGAGAACTGCCCCCTCGTTGAAGCCATGAAGTTCAAGGCTGATGGGGTACTGCATGCTGTTTCCAGAAAGCAGGGTTcccattatagtgaatggaaaaATGGCAATCTTCATGTAAATTTAAATAATCAAAGACAATCATGGTAACAATAATTGCTTCTATTACACCAGATGCATGTCCTTCAACCGATTTTATAAAATCGCACACAAAAGTTATGTCTTGAGTGATCACAGCTAATTGGTGCTCTGCAGTGTGGAAGTGGGCAACCAGTTGACGCTGTGCAAGGCCGGTTGCCAGGCGATTGTTGACACGGGAACATCCCTCATCACCGGGCCTGTAGAGGAGGTCAGGGCGCTGCACAAGGCCATCGGCGCCTTGCCTCTACTGATGGGAGAGGTAGGTTAAATGTCTACCTGTTGTTCTGTCAGTTCCAACCTCTGTTTTAGTTCTCCTGAATGGTCAACAAAAGATCTCAATCATGTTTGGTAAGGCTCTATTTTCTTGTAACCTCCATTGTTTATTTGTATTGTACTGACAGAAGTTAAGTTTTGATTTGTGAAGTACATGCAATTATTTTTAACTTTCACTTCCTCTCAGTATTGGATTGACTGTAAGAAGGTTCCATCTCTCCCCGTCATCGCATTCAACCTAGGAGGGAAGATGTTCAACTTGACTGGAGATGACTATATCCTGAAGGTAAATTACGCCTTCTGATCAGTGTTCACTGTGGCCTGCCTGTAGTCTGTGAAATTTGACATCAATCAGCATGAATTAAACGGTTAATCACAGTTCGCATGCATAGAGATGCGTTTTATTACGTCTAGGAAATGTATCTATTTCATTCTGTGGACATACCTGTAGATGGGTCGAGTAGAGGTTGAAGTGTGACAAATCATTCAAAGCTTCTCCCCTATGTGTTGCAGGAGTCCCAGATGGGTCTAAAAATCTGTCTGTCAGGCTTCATGGCAATGGACATCCCTCCTCCGGCTGGACCGCTGTGGATCCTCGGAGATGTGTTCATTGGACGCTACTACAGCGTGTTTGACAGGGACGCAGACCGCATGGGGTTCGCCCCTGCAAAGTAGAAGGGAGAAAAAACAGCCCCTAGCCAGTTGTGGAGATTTGAAAGGATTTGAGTATAAGAAATATGGTGGGCTTATGAAACCAAGGTGTGCAAGGTGGAACTAGTACCTATTAAATCCCCACAGATCATGCTGAATTAAGAGGAAAAGCACAACTCCAAAGGGGCACCTTTGCTTTGTTCTTGTGGGCCCTTTTTTTGTTCTTTTAAGACCAATAAGTGTTTGTGAGTTCGGTGAATGATTAATAAATAGTTGCAGAACGAGACTGATATGAGCTGCTGTAGGCAGTTCAGCTTGGTGTTTTGTATGAAGACAGTGACGCAACTAGGCAGAAAAGATACACTATCTCCTCTGACAACGCAACCACTTTGTTTTTGGAAAGAAGATTACTGAATGCATGTCTTTACTCAAAATAAATTTCCTTTGTAGATGAAGCAGAAGACTGCATGCATATCATTGGTGATTTAACAAAACTTAAGTCCAGTGAATTTAACTATGTACCAAGGTCCAGTAATACTATCAAGGGTTGTGAAACAATGTCATGTGTACACACACTTACTCTTGTATGTCAACCACAATGCTTCTGTTATAGTCTAAAAATGTATGCATTACAGCATCAAGTGATTCTAACCGATTGAAATAAGTGCATTTTATTAAATAAAAATCAAGCCTTTTCCAGAATTAACcatctttcatttttttttttttagtttataTGCTTCGGCAGACACCCTTGGAGTTTAAGTGCCCTTAAAGAAGCTATACATGTGTGTTAAGCACAGGGAAGGAAATTGACCCAACTGTCACAATTTAAGAGTAAATCATGACCCCAACAGCACAAATTATAGTTGAAGTCAGGTCTGCAAACACACATCCTCTATTTATAGAAAGTCCCATGAATTCAGTACATCTGAAGTGAAGCACTTCTTCAGAACACtactgtggttgtggtggtagcaTTTCCAAACGCTTTCTGGTTACAAATGTACAATAGTCAACTCTACACAGATTTAGTTGTATATTGCACTACTGTACACCCTTCACTCCTAGTAGAAGACTACCTGTGTGAGACAATATTGTGGTAATTGGGAAGATAGAAAAAAAACTGATGTGCAAAGTGATAATTTAGTAATAATGATGCATATTTGCATAAATCTTGAAGGCTTGTGATTGAACGCTGGACATCTTGGCATGGGATGGTTATAGCTGCCACCTGACCTGGTTTAAATCCCGGTCTGCTGGACATCAACTCGGTCAACACCGGATTAACCCTGGCTGTCTTTCAATGTGGGTTTACCAGAGCCCTTAAATGCACACAGTGTAAAGTTAATGGAATTATCATAAATAATAAGGGAAATGTCTCAACTGAACACTCCTTTGTTCCAATATCCACACTAACATACCACCAAGAATGAAGCAATGTATAGGGTTGGGCATGCATTCCAAATAAGTGGTATGATGAAGTGGATATGGGAATATAGCCCACATGTCCAGTGCCTtcagtgaagttattaattacattgtTTTAAATACCATTGATAAACCGGAGTTTAAAGGCTgcgatagaaaactgaggatggatcaacatcgTAGTTACTcctcaatactaacctaaatgacagagtgaaaagaaaaaagcctgtacagaataaaaatatataaggCACTGAATAAAAACTGCAAGAACTTTGGCAAAGAAAtcaactttatgtcctgaatacaaagcgttatatttggggcaaatcaaaCAGCACAtcagagtaccactcttcatatattcaagcatggcggtggctgcatcatgttatgggtctgcttgtcatcggcaacgcctagggagttttttgggataaaaataaattaaaaaaagctaagcaaaggcaaaatcctagaggaaaacctggttcagtatgctttccaacagacactgggagacacattcacctttcagcagaacaataacctaaaaaacaAGACCAAAGACaacattgaatattcctgagtggcctagttacagttgacTTAAAATTGGCTTGaagatctatggcaagacttgaaaatggctgtctagcaacaaccaacttgacagagcttgaagaataaaaaaaagtACAGATAAATGTTAAATCCTGGTGTGCAAAGCACTTAGATTTACCTAGaaatacagctgtaatcgctgcaaagtgattctaacatgtattgactaagggagtgtgaatacttacgtaaattatatatttctgtatttcatttaatacatttgcaaaaacattctaaaacatgttttcactttgtcatttatgaggtattgtctgtagatgggtgagaaatatatatttaatacattttgaattgaggctgtaacacaacaaaatgtgtaagaagtcaagaggtatgattgctttctgaagacactgtatgacTGAGCAAGAGTTACCTTATACCAGTAGGGGCCACTGAAGCAAGATCAGACCCGAAAGGCAAACACTATGTGCAACTGGAAACAAACTTTTTTTCTCACAGTGACCGACAGAGGTGCTCTGTTTTTGGTAATTTTGCTCTCAGCTTAACATCCCAACTATCAAAGTTTAATTTGCAAATGCACACCAACCATTTTGTGTTATGAGTAGGAGAAAGTCATGGCATATTTTTCATACAAGGTATGCAACAACCAGTTTTACCTAACAAAGATCTATGAATGAACATATAGGTCAAGCATTTCATCTTAATGTCACAAGACATTTGAAATCATAGACAGTACAAAGATGGTGTATAACAACTCAATGTATGATTAACTTTCTACATTGGTATTCTTACTCATGCAAACGGCAAACCTACCTAGCATTAAAGTATATATTCTTATTTCTCAACCTTCTTTCATTCAACAACTTTGTGGGAGGAGAACTAGGAAACACATAAATCATCCGCAACTTAAATCCCATGAAGATAGAAACCTCTATGTGATTTATACAATAGGCCTTATAGTGGGTGCTTCCAccaatggaggctgctgagggcagGACGATAATGGttagaatggagtgaatggaatcaAAACACATGAATGTGTTTGATAACATTCACTCCATTCCGGCCATTattgagccgtcctcccctcagcagcctccactggtttatTTTGCAAAGTTTGCTTCAATTTCAGAAATAACTGCAAGTTGAGCTAAATTGAACCAAAATCAAAAACACTCGCTTCAAGAACGACAAGAAAAAAAAAGTGGGGCAACATGTTCTTTTTTTAACTCAAGAATATCAAGATTACAGTCGTACCACAAGCATTTATTTGCTTTAGGGGCGGCTCACATGGTCAATATTACATTCTATCCATTTACACAGTGGTAGAATAGGCTAAGTGTGACCTGGTCCCATACTGTATGGAGTGTAAGCAACTCTTCTAGCCATGCCAATGCCATACATGACGAGAAGAGTTGGCTACAGCACAAACTGTACGATACCATTCTACAGTACCAGAAGTGCCCTGCAGTAGAAGAACAACCCCTGCCATGTCCCACTCACTGGTCTTGTTTCCTCGTGGACCACAACAGTGCTTAAGACAATTTACCTTGTTAGGGGTGGCAGTACTGACGGTGTCACCAAACTATCGGTCCATTTGAACTGGCATCTCATGTCAGAGTGTAATAAGCACCCTGCCTCAAAGTCTCAGCTAAATAGTAAGCTATATACACTAACGGTCAAACATTTTATAACgccaactcattcaaggggttttctttatttttgctattttctacattgtagaatattagtgaagacatcaaaactatgaaataacacatatggaatcatgtagcaaccaaaacaagtgttacaccaaatcaaaatatatttgatatatttccaattcttcaaatagccaccatttgccttgatgacagctttggttaaaagttaatttgtggaattgatttattt
This sequence is a window from Oncorhynchus mykiss isolate Arlee chromosome 13, USDA_OmykA_1.1, whole genome shotgun sequence. Protein-coding genes within it:
- the LOC110486128 gene encoding cathepsin D yields the protein MKCLKILYITIALLIAHSSAIIRIPLHKTRSMRRLMSDNGMSFEQLQDMAKTVGGAGTNVPINTPSPKVPVERLTNFMDAQYYGVISIGTPPQDFTVLFDTGSSNLWVPSIHCSFLDVACWLHHRYNSKKSSSYVQNGTKFSIQYGRGSLSGFISGDTVSLAGMQVTGQQFGEAIKQPGITFAVARFDGVLGMGYPTISVRNITPVFDTAMAAKLLPQNIFSFYISRDPSAAVGGELMLGGTDPLYYTGDLHYVNVTRKAYWQIEMNNVEVGNQLTLCKAGCQAIVDTGTSLITGPVEEVRALHKAIGALPLLMGEYWIDCKKVPSLPVIAFNLGGKMFNLTGDDYILKESQMGLKICLSGFMAMDIPPPAGPLWILGDVFIGRYYSVFDRDADRMGFAPAK